GCCTTCCAGACCTTGTCGGGACCGATGGGCATCTCCAGCTCGCGCACGCCGGCGTGGGCCAGGGCGTCCACGACCGCGTTGACGAACGCCGCCGGGGACCCGACGGTGGCCGACTCCCCCACCCCCTTGGCCCCGATCGGATGGTGGGGCGAGGGGGTCACGGTCTCGCCCAGCTCGAACTTGGGCGTCTCCCAGGAGGTCGGGATCAGGTAGTCGGAGAAGTTCGACCCGATGCAGTTGCCCAGCTCGTCGAAGGTGATCAGCTCCATGGCGGCCATGGCGAACCCCTCGGTGAGCCCGCCCATGATCTGGCCCTCGACGATCATCGGGTTGATCCGGACCCCGCAGTCGTCGACCGCCACCATCCGCCTGACCTTCCACTGGCCGGTGCCCCGGTCGACCTCGACCGCGACCGCGTAGGCCCCGAACGGATACGTCATGTTGGGCGGGTCGTAGTAGGTGACGCCCTCCAGGCCCGCCTCCATCCCCTGCGGGTGGTTGGTGTAGGCGGCGAAGGCGGCCTCCTGGATGGTGGTCTGCCGGTCGGGGGCGCCCCGGACCTGGAACCGGTCGCCGACCCACTCCAGGTCCTCGGGGGCGACCTCCAGCAGGTGGGCGGCCAGCTGCTTGGCCTTCTCGCGCAGCTTGCGCGAGACCACGGCCGTGGCCGCCCCGGCCGTCGGGGTGCTGCGGGAGGCGTAGGTCCCCAGCCCGTAGGGGGTGTTGTCGGTGTCGCCGTGCTGCACCAGGATGTCGGAGGGCGGGATGCCGAGCTCGTTGGCCACGATCTGGGCGAAGGTCGTCTCGTGGCCCTGGCCCTGGGTCTGGACGCCGATCTTGAGGATCGCCTTGCCGGTCGGGTGGACCCGCAGCTCGGCCGAGTCGAACATCTTGAGGCCGAGGATGTCGTAGTCCTTGCTCGGCCCGGCCCCGACCACCTCGGTGAAGGTGGCCAGCCCGATCCCGATCAGCTTGCCCTCGTCGCGGGCCCGGGCCTGCTCGGCCTTGAGGTCCTCGTAGCCGAGCATCTCCAGGGCCTTGTCCAGCGCCGCCTCGTAGTTGCCGGAGTCGTAGACGAAGCCGGTGGCCGAGGTGTAGGGGAACTGCTCGGGCTGGATGAAGTTCTTCCGGCGCAGCTCGACCGGGTCGATCCCGAGCTCGTAGGCGGCCGTCTGGACGAGGCGCTCGATGAAGAACGACGCCTCGGTGACCCGGAACGAGCAGCGGTAGGCGACCCCGCCGGGGGCCTTGTTGGTGTAGGCGCCGTCGGTGACCACGTGGGCCGCGGGGATGTCGTAGGAGCCAGTGACGATGTGGAACAGGCCCGCCTTGAGCTTGCTCGGCTGGGCGTCGGCGTAGGCGTAGCCCTGGTCGGACAGCATGTTGACCCGCAGGCCGAGCATCTTGCCGTCGTTGTCCACGGCGAGCTCGCCCTTCATGTAGAAGTCGCGGGCGAAGCCGGTGGAGATCAGGTTGCCGGTGCGGTCCTCGATCCACTTGACCGGCCGGCCCAGCAGCAGCGAGGCCGCGGTGGCGACCACGTAGCCGGGGTAGATGGGGACCTTGTTGCCGAAGCCGCCGCCGATATCGGGTGAGACGATCTGGATCTGGTGCTCGGGCAGGCCGGCGACCAGCGCGAACACCGTCCGGTGGGCGTGCGGGGCCTGGGAGGTCATGTAGATGGTGGCCTTGCCGGTGACCGGGTTGACGTCGGCCACGCAGCCGCAGGTCTCCATCGGGGCCGGGTGGCAGCGCGGGTAGAAGGTCTCGTAGGAGACCACCCGGTCGGCCTTGGCGAAGGCCTCGTCGGTGGCCTCCTTGTCGCCCGCCTCCCAGTGGTAGATGCGGTTGTCGTGCTTGTCTTCCTTGTCGTCCCGGATCACCGGGGCGCCGGGCTCGAGGCTCTGTTGGGGGGTGACCACCACCGGCAGCGGGTCGTAGTCGACCTCGATCAGCTCCAGGGCGTCGTGGGCGATGTAGGGGTCCTCGGCGATCACGCAGGCGACCTCCTGGCCCTGCATGCGCACCTTGTCGGTGGCCAGCACGGCCTGGGTGTCGCCGGACAGGGTCGGCATCCAGGCCAGGTTGTGCTGGGCCAGCAGCTCGCCGGTGACCACCGCGACCACGCCGTCGACGGCCTCGGCGGCCGAGGTGTCGATCGAGTTGATGCGGGCGTGGGCCACCGGGCTGCGCAGGATCGACATGTGCAGCATGCCGGGCAGGTTGATGTCGTCGACGTAGTTGCCCTTGCCCTGGAGGAAGCGGTCGTCCTCCTTGCGCTTGACGCTCTTGCCCAGCCAGTGCTCGGCCGTGTGATCCTGGGTCATGTCGGCCTCCTAGCTGGCGCCGGTCGCGGCGCTGTCGGACTGGAGCTTCCTCGCCGTCCACTGCACCGCGTTGACGATGTTCTGGTAGCCCGTGCAGCGGCAGAGGTTGCCGGACAGGGCCCAGCGGATCTCCTCCTCGCTGGGGTCGGGGTTCTCGTCCAGCAGGGCCTTGGAGGCGAGCAGCATGCCCGGGGTGCAGAAGCCGCACTGGAGCCCGTGCTCCTCCTTGAACCCCTCCTGGATGGGATGGAGGGCCCCGCCGGCGGCCAGGCCCTCGACGGTGGTCACCTCGCGGCCCTCGGCCTGGACGGCGAACATCGTGCACGACTTCACCGGGGTGCCGTCCAGCAGCACCGTGCAGGCGCCGCAGCTGGTGGTGTCGCAGCCGACGTGGGTACCGGTGAGGCGGAGCCTCTCCCGCAGGAAGTGCACCAGCAGCAGCCTCGGCTCGACCTCGGCCGACCGCTCCTGCCCGTTGACGACCACGGTGACCTTCACCGCTCACCCCCGTCTGGTCCGCCCGGCTTCTGCTCGAGCTCGTCCATCACGCCGGCCACGGTCTCCTCGCCGCTGAAGTAGTCGTGCCGCTCGGTCGCCTCCAGCGACGCCTCGGTGCTCACCGCCTCGCCGTCGGCCGGCCCCTCCCGGGGCGGGCCGCCCTCGGCCCCCGGCGGCCC
Above is a window of Actinomycetota bacterium DNA encoding:
- a CDS encoding aerobic carbon-monoxide dehydrogenase large subunit, with translation MTQDHTAEHWLGKSVKRKEDDRFLQGKGNYVDDINLPGMLHMSILRSPVAHARINSIDTSAAEAVDGVVAVVTGELLAQHNLAWMPTLSGDTQAVLATDKVRMQGQEVACVIAEDPYIAHDALELIEVDYDPLPVVVTPQQSLEPGAPVIRDDKEDKHDNRIYHWEAGDKEATDEAFAKADRVVSYETFYPRCHPAPMETCGCVADVNPVTGKATIYMTSQAPHAHRTVFALVAGLPEHQIQIVSPDIGGGFGNKVPIYPGYVVATAASLLLGRPVKWIEDRTGNLISTGFARDFYMKGELAVDNDGKMLGLRVNMLSDQGYAYADAQPSKLKAGLFHIVTGSYDIPAAHVVTDGAYTNKAPGGVAYRCSFRVTEASFFIERLVQTAAYELGIDPVELRRKNFIQPEQFPYTSATGFVYDSGNYEAALDKALEMLGYEDLKAEQARARDEGKLIGIGLATFTEVVGAGPSKDYDILGLKMFDSAELRVHPTGKAILKIGVQTQGQGHETTFAQIVANELGIPPSDILVQHGDTDNTPYGLGTYASRSTPTAGAATAVVSRKLREKAKQLAAHLLEVAPEDLEWVGDRFQVRGAPDRQTTIQEAAFAAYTNHPQGMEAGLEGVTYYDPPNMTYPFGAYAVAVEVDRGTGQWKVRRMVAVDDCGVRINPMIVEGQIMGGLTEGFAMAAMELITFDELGNCIGSNFSDYLIPTSWETPKFELGETVTPSPHHPIGAKGVGESATVGSPAAFVNAVVDALAHAGVRELEMPIGPDKVWKA
- a CDS encoding (2Fe-2S)-binding protein, which codes for MKVTVVVNGQERSAEVEPRLLLVHFLRERLRLTGTHVGCDTTSCGACTVLLDGTPVKSCTMFAVQAEGREVTTVEGLAAGGALHPIQEGFKEEHGLQCGFCTPGMLLASKALLDENPDPSEEEIRWALSGNLCRCTGYQNIVNAVQWTARKLQSDSAATGAS